The following are encoded in a window of Bacillus sp. SORGH_AS_0510 genomic DNA:
- a CDS encoding sensor histidine kinase, which produces MWLIPNRFKHNNLFITMFFIALLMIVIVSVTITWTTIRMSEQFFFEKFSITNSKVMNQVKESFESFNYSIIIASNNLLQSGNLKKILTEEGSNTEKMNAIFTMSQQMKHIKSNLDAYEVEIIVTGNNGLSYATDRNYWPITDEELENSALTRNTFKSPKRLLYQYDHRPAQTSEAGDGNVIVASKALMDRLSGRIYGSMYFAIQEKDFRKFYSSYTTPGNNVVMADRQGVIVSSNLSKLIGKKDEKLVTYAAKIEKGSNEYIIEKFMGKDQIITMEYLPSFDMFLFNIIDKQRAVGDLINKKAIVLISMGIVFAALIIVFLASRRVTNSLSRLVKQIGNAPKHNFHQYVAVTGTYETRQIGNAFNSMLDELHDYVEKLVLAQKQQRNAELAALQQQINPHFLYNTLTSIKFMVQQGVKEETESVINALISLLQNTIGNVSETITVEQEVENLKNYVLINQKRYGDRIKVNYFVSPDCREYQIPKLILQPFIENSFFHGFNKKANGYINVLVWQEGDSLVCEVVDNGDGMEVSAENKLPSTKRNQQLFSGIGVRNVHERIQLIYGEAFGVTISSDPGEGTKVRITLPCVAK; this is translated from the coding sequence ATGTGGCTTATTCCTAATCGTTTTAAACATAATAATCTGTTTATCACTATGTTTTTCATCGCCTTACTGATGATTGTCATAGTATCGGTTACGATAACATGGACGACCATTCGCATGTCGGAGCAATTCTTTTTTGAAAAGTTCAGCATTACGAACTCGAAAGTGATGAATCAAGTGAAAGAGAGCTTTGAGTCTTTTAATTATTCCATCATAATTGCGTCTAACAACCTACTGCAAAGCGGAAATCTCAAGAAAATCCTTACGGAAGAGGGCTCGAATACGGAAAAAATGAATGCCATTTTTACGATGAGCCAGCAAATGAAGCATATTAAATCCAATCTGGATGCGTACGAGGTTGAAATCATTGTTACCGGGAATAACGGACTTAGCTACGCAACCGATCGCAATTACTGGCCAATTACAGATGAAGAACTAGAGAATAGTGCTTTGACTCGCAATACGTTCAAATCGCCTAAGAGGCTTTTGTATCAATATGACCACCGTCCAGCTCAAACTTCAGAGGCAGGTGATGGAAATGTCATTGTTGCCTCTAAAGCGCTAATGGACCGTCTATCCGGAAGAATTTATGGTTCGATGTATTTTGCCATTCAAGAGAAAGATTTCAGAAAGTTTTACTCGAGCTATACCACCCCTGGGAATAATGTGGTCATGGCAGACAGACAGGGAGTGATCGTGTCGAGTAACTTATCGAAGCTCATCGGGAAAAAGGATGAAAAGCTTGTAACCTATGCAGCAAAAATAGAAAAGGGATCAAACGAATATATCATTGAAAAATTTATGGGAAAGGATCAAATTATCACGATGGAATATCTTCCATCCTTCGATATGTTCCTTTTCAATATCATTGATAAGCAAAGGGCAGTTGGCGATTTAATCAATAAAAAGGCCATTGTCCTGATCTCAATGGGGATCGTTTTTGCCGCTTTGATTATTGTCTTTTTAGCTTCTAGACGTGTAACGAATTCGCTTTCGAGGTTGGTAAAGCAAATAGGGAATGCACCTAAACACAACTTCCACCAATACGTTGCTGTTACAGGAACTTATGAAACGAGACAAATTGGCAATGCCTTTAACTCAATGCTTGATGAACTGCATGATTATGTAGAAAAACTTGTTTTGGCACAGAAACAACAGCGCAACGCCGAACTGGCTGCTCTTCAGCAGCAAATTAATCCTCATTTTTTATACAATACATTAACTTCCATTAAATTCATGGTCCAGCAGGGTGTGAAAGAAGAAACAGAGTCGGTGATTAATGCCCTTATATCCTTGTTGCAGAATACAATTGGAAATGTCAGTGAAACCATTACGGTTGAGCAGGAGGTAGAGAACTTAAAGAATTACGTGTTAATCAATCAAAAGCGGTATGGAGATCGAATAAAAGTGAACTATTTCGTTTCACCGGATTGCAGGGAATATCAAATTCCGAAGTTAATTTTACAGCCTTTCATCGAAAATTCTTTCTTTCATGGTTTTAATAAAAAGGCAAATGGCTATATTAATGTCCTTGTATGGCAGGAGGGTGACAGCTTAGTTTGCGAAGTGGTCGATAACGGGGACGGAATGGAAGTTTCAGCAGAAAATAAACTTCCGAGTACAAAGCGGAATCAGCAGCTTTTTTCTGGCATTGGTGTTCGGAATGTCCATGAACGCATTCAGCTTATTTATGGAGAAGCATTTGGAGTAACCATTTCCAGTGACCCTGGCGAGGGTACAAAGGTTCGAATTACCCTTCCTTGTGTGGCAAAGTAA
- a CDS encoding carbohydrate ABC transporter permease — MKTVKSGRKNRAKNAVIGWSFVIIASVMICLFYFYPMLQALILSFQSGTGANLTFTGFDNYARLLKDPTFLTTVKNTVIYLIIQVPIMIILALFLSVLLNNKTLKYKGLFRTAIFLPCVTSLVAYSVIFKYLFGHDGMINIMLMKLSLISAPIEWLTDPFWAKIAIIVAITWRWTGYNMIFYLSALQNVDESIYEAAKIDGASSIQQFFKITIPMLKPIILFTSITSTIGTLQLFDEVMNITQGGPGNATMTISQYIYNLSFKYTPDFGYAATVSYAIVIMIVIFSIIQFKVAGDKNE; from the coding sequence ATAAAAACAGTGAAGTCAGGCAGAAAAAATCGAGCGAAAAATGCTGTAATCGGCTGGTCCTTTGTGATCATTGCATCTGTCATGATTTGCTTATTTTACTTCTATCCAATGCTTCAAGCACTCATATTATCCTTTCAATCTGGTACTGGGGCAAACCTGACTTTTACAGGTTTTGATAATTATGCACGCTTATTGAAGGATCCAACATTTTTAACGACAGTGAAAAATACGGTCATTTATCTAATCATTCAAGTGCCGATCATGATTATTCTAGCGTTATTCCTTTCTGTTTTATTGAATAATAAAACACTGAAATATAAGGGGCTATTCCGCACAGCTATTTTCCTTCCCTGCGTAACTTCGCTTGTTGCGTATTCGGTTATCTTTAAATATCTATTTGGACATGACGGCATGATTAACATTATGTTAATGAAGCTTTCACTCATTTCTGCACCAATCGAGTGGCTGACAGATCCTTTCTGGGCTAAAATTGCCATCATTGTAGCGATTACATGGAGATGGACTGGCTATAACATGATCTTTTATTTATCTGCTCTGCAAAACGTCGATGAATCTATTTATGAAGCGGCGAAAATCGACGGAGCCTCATCCATTCAACAATTTTTCAAAATTACAATTCCGATGCTCAAGCCCATTATCTTGTTTACTTCGATTACTTCAACTATTGGTACGCTTCAATTGTTTGATGAAGTCATGAATATTACTCAAGGTGGGCCGGGAAATGCGACGATGACGATCTCTCAATACATCTATAACTTATCGTTTAAATATACCCCTGATTTTGGCTATGCAGCTACTGTTTCATACGCCATTGTCATTATGATTGTCATCTTCTCAATTATACAGTTTAAAGTGGCGGGTGATAAAAATGAGTAA
- a CDS encoding ABC transporter substrate-binding protein yields MKKVLALFLVSILLLTACSSGSKDKQVSGESKDTKEITVWAWDPNFNIKAMNLAKEAYKSENPDLKIKVVENAQADIVQKLNTSLSSGTTKGLPNIVLIEDYRAQSFLKAYPDMFQELTGSFKSEDFAQYKMAPTSLDGKNYGLPFDTGVTGLYVRTDYLEKAGYKVDDLKNIDWKKYIEVGKKVKKATGKAMLTQDPKDLGLIRMMIQTSGSWYLKNDGVTPDIAGNASLKEAFKTYKEILDADLVKPVSDWSQFVAGFNSGDVATVPTGNWITPSIKSEASQAGKWAVVPMPKQTDIPNSVNASNLGGSSWYVLNVPGKEKAVDFLAKTFGSNVDFYQTLNKEIGAIGTYKPAAEGEVYKAADEFFGGQKVITDFANWTEQIPQVNYGLHTYAIEDILAVGMQDYLKGKDLDKVLEDAQKQAEEQIK; encoded by the coding sequence ATGAAAAAAGTATTAGCACTATTTTTAGTAAGTATTTTGCTTTTAACTGCTTGTTCTTCCGGATCAAAGGATAAACAAGTTTCAGGCGAGTCAAAAGATACAAAAGAAATTACCGTATGGGCTTGGGACCCGAATTTTAACATTAAAGCAATGAATCTAGCAAAAGAAGCCTATAAATCTGAAAACCCTGATCTTAAGATTAAAGTGGTTGAAAATGCTCAGGCTGACATTGTACAAAAGCTAAACACTAGCTTAAGTTCTGGTACGACTAAAGGCTTGCCGAATATTGTTTTAATCGAAGACTATCGAGCACAAAGCTTTTTGAAGGCGTATCCGGATATGTTCCAGGAGCTAACTGGTTCTTTTAAATCAGAAGATTTTGCTCAGTATAAAATGGCACCAACCAGTTTGGATGGGAAGAACTACGGACTTCCATTCGACACAGGCGTAACGGGATTATATGTTAGAACGGATTATTTAGAAAAAGCCGGCTATAAAGTGGATGACTTAAAAAATATCGATTGGAAGAAATATATTGAAGTTGGGAAGAAAGTAAAAAAAGCGACAGGCAAAGCGATGCTCACACAGGATCCAAAAGACCTTGGATTGATTCGCATGATGATTCAGACAAGCGGATCATGGTATTTAAAGAATGATGGAGTGACACCTGATATTGCAGGTAATGCATCATTAAAAGAAGCATTCAAAACATATAAAGAGATCTTAGATGCTGATTTAGTGAAACCTGTGTCTGACTGGAGTCAATTTGTAGCAGGTTTTAACAGCGGAGATGTTGCCACTGTTCCAACAGGGAACTGGATCACGCCTTCCATAAAGTCTGAAGCTTCTCAAGCTGGTAAGTGGGCAGTTGTACCAATGCCAAAACAAACTGATATTCCAAATTCAGTTAACGCTTCAAACTTAGGAGGAAGCTCTTGGTACGTACTTAACGTTCCAGGTAAAGAAAAAGCGGTTGATTTCCTTGCGAAAACCTTTGGCTCCAATGTTGATTTTTACCAGACTTTGAATAAAGAAATTGGTGCTATTGGTACTTACAAGCCAGCTGCTGAAGGTGAAGTCTATAAGGCAGCAGATGAGTTCTTCGGAGGACAAAAAGTCATCACTGATTTTGCTAACTGGACAGAACAAATTCCACAAGTAAACTATGGTTTACACACATATGCAATTGAGGATATTTTGGCTGTAGGAATGCAGGATTACCTGAAGGGGAAAGACCTTGATAAGGTGTTAGAAGACGCACAAAAACAAGCTGAAGAACAAATTAAATAA
- a CDS encoding alpha-galactosidase, with protein sequence MQIHVNLEMQQFHLTNGQVSYIFHVMKNGHLGHLYYGKALRHRSDFSHLQTYDVPTPASCHVYADDPAFCLETLLQEFPAYGNSDFREPAISLKKQNENHVPDFKYESFRLLEGKPRLESLPATYTDDNSEASTIQIILKDEFLQAELILNYTVFSDKPVITRSVLLKNNGQEKLAIERLMSASLDLPDKDFQFVHLAGAWSRERHVKERKLETGIQSISSLRGASSHHHNPFLALKRPAATEHAGEVYGFNFIYSSNFLMQVEVDHYDTTRLTVGIHPFGFKWSLKPQESFQTPEVVMVYSDQGLNGMSQAFHALYRENLIPAQWRKQERPILINNWEATYFDFNEEKLVNIAKSASELGIELFVLDDGWFGKRNDDTSSLGDWFVDLNKLPEGLESLAKKIADSGMKFGLWFEPEMISPNSELYRMHPDWAVGNNHQQTLGRNQLVLDFSRSEIVDYLYEKMSDIIKRTKLSYIKWDMNRNITEAFSRNLASQQQGEFFHRYILGVYQLYERLTSEFPHVLFESCAGGGGRFDPGMMYYAPQAWTSDDTDAVERLKIQYGTSLAYPLYSMGSHVSAVPNHQTLRTTPLQMRANTAYFGTFGYELNPLKLSEEECSTIKEQVAFYKKQRGLIRDGQFYRLLSPFTGNETAWMVVSKDQTEALIGWYKVLATPNSQKKQTLRLSGLDESTTYKLAGSHQTYYGDELMHVGLPLPTEFNGVNGRSAERGGDFQSHVFYLIKTEEQLK encoded by the coding sequence ATGCAAATACATGTGAATTTAGAAATGCAGCAATTTCATTTAACAAATGGGCAGGTAAGCTACATTTTCCACGTGATGAAGAACGGGCATCTAGGTCATCTTTATTATGGAAAGGCCCTTCGTCATCGTTCTGATTTTTCTCATTTGCAAACATACGATGTTCCTACTCCGGCAAGTTGTCATGTTTATGCAGACGATCCAGCTTTTTGTCTGGAAACACTGCTTCAAGAATTCCCTGCCTACGGAAATTCAGATTTCCGGGAACCTGCCATCAGTTTAAAAAAACAAAATGAAAACCATGTTCCCGACTTTAAATATGAATCTTTTCGTTTGCTGGAAGGAAAGCCTCGTCTTGAGAGTCTGCCGGCAACTTATACAGATGACAATAGCGAAGCCAGCACCATCCAAATCATCTTAAAGGATGAGTTTTTACAAGCTGAGTTAATCTTAAATTATACTGTTTTCTCAGATAAACCGGTTATTACAAGAAGTGTTCTCCTGAAAAATAATGGTCAAGAGAAGTTAGCTATTGAAAGATTAATGAGTGCTTCTCTCGACCTGCCAGATAAGGATTTTCAGTTTGTTCACTTAGCCGGGGCATGGTCAAGAGAACGGCATGTTAAGGAAAGAAAACTAGAAACAGGAATTCAGTCTATTTCGAGTCTGCGCGGGGCAAGCTCCCACCATCATAATCCGTTTTTAGCATTAAAAAGGCCAGCAGCGACGGAGCATGCAGGCGAGGTATACGGATTTAATTTTATCTATAGTAGTAATTTTCTTATGCAAGTAGAAGTGGATCATTATGATACAACTAGGCTGACAGTTGGGATTCATCCATTTGGCTTCAAGTGGTCATTAAAGCCGCAGGAGTCATTTCAAACACCTGAAGTAGTGATGGTGTATTCAGATCAAGGGCTAAATGGGATGAGTCAGGCATTCCATGCTCTTTATCGTGAAAATTTAATCCCCGCTCAATGGCGAAAGCAAGAACGTCCAATATTGATTAATAACTGGGAAGCCACCTACTTTGATTTCAATGAGGAAAAGTTGGTAAACATCGCAAAATCCGCCAGTGAATTAGGAATCGAACTGTTTGTGCTGGATGATGGCTGGTTTGGAAAAAGAAATGATGATACATCCTCTCTAGGTGATTGGTTTGTCGACTTAAATAAGCTTCCTGAAGGGTTAGAAAGCTTGGCTAAGAAAATTGCTGATTCTGGCATGAAATTTGGTCTTTGGTTTGAACCTGAAATGATTAGTCCTAATAGTGAATTGTATAGAATGCACCCGGATTGGGCTGTTGGTAATAACCATCAGCAAACCCTTGGCAGGAATCAGCTTGTCCTAGATTTTTCAAGATCGGAAATTGTCGATTATCTTTATGAAAAAATGTCCGATATCATCAAACGAACGAAGCTTTCCTATATAAAATGGGATATGAATCGGAATATTACAGAAGCATTCTCTCGCAACTTAGCCTCTCAACAGCAGGGAGAGTTTTTTCACCGGTATATACTAGGAGTCTATCAATTGTATGAGCGGTTAACGAGCGAGTTTCCTCATGTATTATTTGAATCCTGTGCCGGTGGGGGTGGACGATTCGATCCGGGTATGATGTATTACGCACCTCAAGCTTGGACAAGTGATGATACGGATGCCGTTGAACGGTTGAAAATACAGTATGGAACGTCCTTAGCATATCCGCTATATAGCATGGGATCTCATGTTTCGGCGGTTCCGAATCATCAAACGTTAAGGACGACTCCTCTGCAAATGAGGGCCAATACGGCTTACTTTGGCACATTTGGCTATGAACTAAATCCGTTAAAGCTATCAGAAGAGGAGTGTTCCACCATTAAAGAGCAGGTGGCTTTTTATAAAAAACAGAGAGGTCTTATCCGCGATGGCCAGTTTTATCGCCTGCTTAGTCCTTTTACTGGAAATGAAACAGCTTGGATGGTCGTAAGCAAGGATCAGACAGAAGCATTGATTGGCTGGTACAAGGTGCTGGCGACACCAAATTCTCAGAAAAAGCAAACATTGCGACTTAGTGGATTAGATGAATCAACAACCTATAAGCTTGCCGGTAGTCATCAAACGTATTATGGCGATGAGCTTATGCACGTAGGGCTTCCGCTGCCGACTGAGTTTAATGGAGTCAATGGCCGAAGTGCAGAACGCGGAGGCGACTTTCAATCACATGTATTTTATTTAATAAAAACCGAGGAACAATTAAAGTAA
- a CDS encoding glycoside hydrolase family 2 TIM barrel-domain containing protein translates to MTFIPTIDWLTDLNVFAVNRLPAHSDHPYYETMEEARNAPPMKMRYELNGNWKFHYSVNPDHRPKEFYGSEYNCSGWGDITVPGHIQLQGYGKPQYVNTMYPWDGHNDIRPPAIPTDHNPVGSYVKMFTVPAHMENRPLYISFQGVESAFYVWLNGTFVGYSEDSFTPSEFELTPYLVEGENKLAVEVYQRSTGSWLEDQDFWRFSGIFRDVYLYSVPEVHVFDVHVRTELDSSYKKGTLQADLKLLADQAPSKITAELYDEHGSLTAATDGFLSEGNWTFSLPVEGPKLWSAETPYLYKLYIQVFNESGNLVEVIPQKVGFRRFELVDKIMRINGERIVFKGVNRHEFNCRRGRAITKEDMLWDIKTLKQNNINAVRTSHYPNQSYWYELCDEYGIYVIDEMNLETHGSWQKMGAVEPSWNIPGNKPEWQDIVMDRAISMYERDKNHPSILIWSCGNESYAGEVILNVSKYFKSVDPSRLVHYEGVFHNRDYNETSDMESRMYAKPADIETYLRENPEKPYISCEYMHAMGNSLGGMYKYTDLERKYPMYQGGFIWDYIDQSIIKKDRYGKEFLAYGGDFGDRPTDYGFCTNGIVYANRELSPKMQEVKYLYQNFKLVPDQSGVTVINDSLFTDTSGYDLEYILFREGKEMAHGIINMAVAPLSEGRAEFVLPADSVRDSGEYCIHTLLKLKETTLWAEAGYEIAFGQYVFQVKGTEKPALIPETLRVAEGDVNIGVHGRDFSIMFSKQVGSLISLNYAGKEMIALPPAPLFWRATTDNDRGFSQSYHSGVWYAASLARKCVGVEVAEGDEQVCVTFTYQIAISADVEVKASYTVLSDGSVRVKSVYHGAENLPQMPIFAVSFKVPADYDQLEWYAMGPEENYSDRCKGARLGLFKNQVSDNISGYVMPQESGNRTGVRRVSLTNRDGIGIRISSLSDPLECNFSPYTAFELENAGHHYELPNVHYTVVTVACKQMGVGGDDSWGAPVHDEHLIHADQDMEFEFMIQRI, encoded by the coding sequence ATGACGTTTATTCCAACGATAGATTGGCTTACTGATTTGAATGTATTCGCCGTAAACAGGCTTCCTGCCCATTCAGACCACCCATATTACGAGACGATGGAGGAAGCAAGAAATGCTCCTCCAATGAAAATGCGGTACGAATTGAATGGAAACTGGAAATTTCATTATAGTGTGAATCCGGATCATCGTCCGAAAGAGTTTTACGGGTCAGAATACAATTGCTCGGGCTGGGGAGATATTACGGTCCCTGGACATATACAACTGCAAGGATACGGAAAACCGCAATATGTCAATACGATGTACCCTTGGGACGGACATAATGATATTCGACCGCCGGCAATTCCAACCGATCATAATCCTGTCGGCAGCTATGTGAAGATGTTTACAGTTCCAGCCCATATGGAGAACAGGCCTTTGTATATTTCATTCCAAGGGGTGGAATCTGCTTTTTACGTGTGGCTGAACGGTACATTTGTTGGCTATAGTGAAGATTCGTTTACACCGTCTGAGTTTGAGTTAACTCCTTATCTCGTTGAAGGAGAAAATAAGCTGGCCGTTGAGGTTTACCAGCGCAGCACTGGCAGCTGGCTTGAGGATCAGGATTTCTGGCGTTTCTCAGGAATATTTCGGGATGTATATCTTTATTCAGTGCCAGAGGTCCATGTGTTTGATGTTCATGTTCGAACAGAATTGGATTCGTCTTATAAAAAGGGGACCCTTCAAGCGGATCTTAAACTTCTTGCGGATCAAGCGCCGTCAAAAATTACAGCCGAGTTGTACGATGAACATGGCAGCTTGACCGCAGCAACTGACGGCTTCCTCAGTGAAGGAAATTGGACTTTTTCGTTGCCTGTGGAGGGGCCTAAGCTATGGAGTGCAGAAACTCCTTATTTATACAAACTATATATTCAAGTCTTTAACGAGTCTGGAAATCTAGTAGAGGTTATTCCACAGAAGGTCGGTTTCAGACGATTTGAACTGGTCGATAAAATTATGCGGATTAACGGTGAACGGATTGTTTTTAAAGGAGTAAACCGTCATGAATTCAATTGCCGCAGAGGCCGCGCGATTACGAAAGAAGACATGCTTTGGGATATTAAAACCTTGAAACAGAACAATATCAATGCTGTCCGTACTTCGCATTATCCCAACCAGAGCTACTGGTACGAATTATGTGATGAATACGGTATATATGTGATCGATGAAATGAACCTGGAAACACATGGATCCTGGCAGAAGATGGGAGCAGTTGAGCCATCCTGGAACATTCCCGGCAATAAGCCGGAATGGCAAGATATTGTCATGGACAGAGCGATTTCGATGTATGAGAGGGATAAGAACCATCCGTCGATCTTGATTTGGTCATGTGGGAACGAATCATACGCCGGGGAAGTGATACTGAACGTATCTAAATATTTTAAAAGCGTCGACCCTAGCCGGCTTGTTCATTACGAAGGCGTATTCCATAATCGTGACTATAACGAAACAAGTGATATGGAAAGCAGGATGTATGCAAAGCCTGCCGATATTGAAACATATTTAAGAGAGAATCCAGAGAAGCCATACATCAGCTGCGAGTATATGCATGCAATGGGCAATTCACTAGGCGGCATGTATAAATACACGGATTTAGAGCGGAAATATCCGATGTATCAAGGCGGATTTATCTGGGATTATATCGATCAATCGATCATCAAGAAGGACCGATATGGAAAAGAATTTTTAGCATACGGCGGCGACTTTGGTGACCGTCCGACGGATTACGGATTTTGTACGAATGGGATCGTGTATGCGAATCGAGAGTTATCGCCAAAAATGCAAGAAGTCAAATACCTGTATCAAAACTTTAAGCTGGTGCCAGATCAATCGGGCGTGACGGTAATAAACGACAGTCTTTTCACCGATACCTCCGGTTATGATTTGGAATACATTCTGTTCCGCGAGGGCAAGGAAATGGCTCATGGCATCATTAATATGGCAGTTGCGCCTTTGAGTGAGGGAAGAGCCGAATTTGTGTTGCCTGCTGATAGTGTTAGAGATTCGGGTGAGTATTGTATTCATACCCTCCTAAAATTGAAGGAGACCACACTTTGGGCAGAGGCAGGATATGAAATTGCCTTTGGACAGTACGTGTTTCAAGTAAAAGGAACAGAAAAGCCCGCATTAATTCCTGAAACTTTAAGAGTAGCTGAAGGGGATGTCAATATTGGTGTCCATGGCCGGGATTTTTCTATTATGTTCTCAAAACAAGTCGGAAGCTTAATATCGCTGAATTATGCTGGTAAAGAGATGATTGCCCTTCCTCCTGCACCATTGTTCTGGAGAGCGACAACGGATAATGATCGCGGCTTTTCTCAAAGCTATCATTCGGGGGTATGGTATGCAGCTAGCCTGGCGCGGAAATGTGTAGGAGTTGAGGTTGCGGAAGGTGATGAACAAGTTTGCGTCACTTTTACCTATCAAATAGCCATTAGCGCGGATGTGGAAGTGAAGGCCAGTTACACTGTCTTATCTGATGGAAGCGTTCGTGTTAAATCGGTTTATCATGGAGCCGAGAATCTTCCGCAGATGCCGATTTTTGCCGTGTCCTTCAAGGTTCCAGCTGATTATGACCAATTGGAATGGTATGCGATGGGGCCGGAAGAAAATTATTCCGATCGCTGTAAAGGCGCGAGACTGGGTCTTTTTAAAAACCAAGTTTCCGATAATATATCTGGATACGTCATGCCGCAAGAGTCAGGCAATCGTACCGGAGTCCGGAGAGTCAGTCTTACGAACCGTGATGGTATAGGGATTAGGATTTCTTCTCTTTCAGATCCACTTGAATGCAATTTTTCACCATATACGGCATTCGAGCTTGAAAATGCAGGCCATCATTACGAGCTGCCGAATGTCCACTATACGGTCGTAACGGTTGCATGCAAGCAGATGGGCGTTGGCGGAGATGACAGCTGGGGTGCGCCTGTTCACGATGAACACCTCATTCATGCAGACCAGGATATGGAATTTGAATTTATGATTCAGCGGATTTAA
- a CDS encoding response regulator transcription factor produces MTSMGPCRILIVDDEMLIRQGIKHYIDWEQEGFLIVGEASNGQEALELIEVNKPHVLITDIVMPIMDGEELTRIVKEKYPDIEIIILSSFGEFDYVRSTFQSGVVDYILKPKLDAKVLLKVLKTAASRISSFQPRDKKVDHGASIDYLIDKLLSGYEVNLELAGLENAFPYSDYCLLGVTGSETIQTTIKSNIDEALDQDLSQIEYYSFKHDQHTLIYLLNLNKNDITNVVNMANKLATKLQGVRFVLTEVFQDLAHLGNMYKEQFSNLLMYQFYLPNSYILLKADLPELPRKLEKFNLDWFTGEMKRRHFDSAFNYLKEHVRTYSKCYTTDVFEYKAFFGNIIFNITILLSNMEYEVKKLENAKYSYFKAFDEVRTAEEAVGLLDRFIEEANECLSAIDEHSENVNMKKLMEYIMDHYAEQLTLTEVAKHFHFNPSYLSNYFSTHNNEGFIEYLNKIRIEEATKLLIKNTESISEISGMVGYSDHSYFCKVFKKIKGVSPSQYRRKQSLR; encoded by the coding sequence ATGACATCAATGGGACCATGCAGAATTCTTATTGTAGATGACGAGATGCTAATTAGACAAGGGATCAAACACTATATTGACTGGGAACAAGAAGGATTTTTGATAGTTGGAGAGGCTTCGAATGGTCAAGAAGCATTAGAACTCATTGAGGTCAACAAACCTCATGTGTTAATAACAGATATTGTGATGCCGATCATGGACGGGGAAGAACTAACAAGAATTGTTAAAGAGAAATATCCTGATATTGAGATCATTATCCTGAGCAGTTTTGGAGAATTTGATTATGTACGCTCTACATTTCAAAGTGGTGTGGTTGATTATATATTAAAGCCAAAACTTGATGCAAAAGTGCTTTTAAAAGTATTGAAGACAGCTGCGAGCAGAATTTCATCTTTCCAGCCAAGAGATAAGAAAGTGGACCATGGTGCTTCCATCGACTATTTAATTGATAAGTTACTTTCTGGATATGAAGTCAATTTAGAATTAGCTGGATTAGAGAATGCGTTTCCTTATAGCGACTACTGTTTGTTGGGTGTTACTGGATCGGAAACAATCCAAACTACCATAAAAAGTAATATTGATGAAGCATTGGATCAGGATTTAAGCCAGATAGAATATTATAGCTTTAAACATGATCAACATACCCTTATTTATCTCCTAAATTTAAATAAGAACGATATAACAAATGTGGTTAACATGGCTAACAAACTTGCAACGAAGCTGCAAGGAGTAAGGTTCGTATTAACAGAGGTGTTTCAAGATTTAGCTCATTTGGGGAATATGTATAAAGAGCAATTCTCAAATCTATTAATGTACCAATTCTATCTTCCTAATAGTTACATTTTATTGAAAGCTGACCTCCCTGAGCTACCTCGTAAATTAGAAAAATTTAATTTGGATTGGTTTACTGGTGAAATGAAAAGGAGGCACTTTGATTCTGCTTTTAATTATTTAAAAGAGCATGTTAGAACCTATTCAAAATGTTATACAACAGATGTTTTTGAATACAAGGCTTTTTTTGGCAACATCATTTTTAACATTACGATTCTTCTAAGTAATATGGAATATGAAGTGAAAAAACTAGAGAACGCTAAATATTCATATTTTAAAGCTTTTGATGAAGTACGAACTGCAGAAGAAGCGGTAGGACTATTAGATCGTTTTATTGAAGAAGCAAATGAATGCCTATCTGCAATAGACGAGCATTCGGAAAATGTGAATATGAAAAAGCTGATGGAATATATCATGGACCATTATGCCGAGCAGCTTACCCTTACAGAAGTGGCTAAGCACTTTCATTTTAATCCCTCTTACCTATCAAACTATTTTTCAACGCATAATAATGAAGGGTTTATTGAATATCTAAATAAAATTCGTATTGAAGAAGCAACTAAGCTGCTAATAAAGAATACGGAATCTATCTCTGAAATCAGCGGAATGGTCGGCTACTCTGATCACAGCTATTTTTGTAAGGTATTTAAGAAAATTAAGGGAGTATCCCCAAGTCAATACAGACGAAAACAATCCTTAAGATAA